Proteins encoded by one window of Myxocyprinus asiaticus isolate MX2 ecotype Aquarium Trade chromosome 35, UBuf_Myxa_2, whole genome shotgun sequence:
- the tbl1xr1a gene encoding F-box-like/WD repeat-containing protein TBL1XR1a isoform X2 yields the protein MPDVVQTRQQAYRDKLAQQQAAAAPSATSANMQGNAKNGENTANGEENGAHALPNNHADMMEVDVDVEIPQNKAMVLRGHESEVFICAWNPVSDLLASGSGDSTARIWNLSENSSSSSTQLVLRHCIREGGQDVPSNKDVTSLDWNSEGTLLATGSYDGFARIWTKDGNLASTLGQHKGPIFALKWNKKGNFILSAGVDKTTIIWDAHTGEAKQQFPFHSAPALDVDWQSNNTFASCSTDMCIHVCKLGQDRPIKTFQGHTNEVNAIKWDPTGNLLASCSDDMTLKIWSMKQDTCVHDLQAHSKEIYTIKWSPTGPGTNNPNANLMLASASFDSTVRLWDVDRGICIHTLTKHQEPVYSVAFSPDGRHLASGSFDKCVHIWNTQTGALVHSYRGTGGIFEVCWNAAGDKVGASASDGSVCVLDLRK from the exons ATGCCTGATGTCGTACAGACACGGCAACAGGCGTACCGAGACAAACTGGCCCAGCAGCAGGCCGCCGCAGCACCCTCTGCAACCAGCGCCAACATGCAGGGTAACGCCAAAAACGGAGAGAACACCGCAAACGGAGAAGAGAATGGTGCTCACGCCTTACCTA ATAACCATGCAGACATGATGGAGGTGGATGTGGATGTGGAGATCCCTCAAAATAAAGCCATGGTGCTGAGAGGTCACGAGTCCGAGGTCTTCATCTGCGCCTGGAACCCCGTCAGTGACCTGCTCGCCTCTGG GTCTGGGGACTCGACAGCACGTATCTGGAATCTGAGTGAGAACAGCAGTAGTAGCTCCACACAGCTCGTTCTGAGGCACTGCATACGGGAAGGTGGACAAGACGTGCCCAGCAACAAAGACGTCACATCATTAGACTGGAAT AGTGAAGGCACACTTTTAGCCACAGGCTCTTATGACGGCTTTGCAAGAATATGGACTAAAGATG GTAATCTGGCCAGTACTCTGGGTCAACATAAAGGTccaatatttgcattaaaatggaacaaaaaaggaaattTTATCCTTAGCGCTGGTGTTGATAAG ACAACAATCATTTGGGATGCTCACACAGGAGAAGCCAAACAGCAGTTCCCGTTTCATTCAG cacCTGCTCTGGACGTGGACTGGCAGAGCAACAACACGTTTGCTTCCTGTAGCACAGACATGTGCATCCATGTGTGCAAACTAGGACAGGACCGACCCATTAAGACATTCCAAGGACACACA aatgAAGTTAATGCAATCAAATGGGATCCAACTGGCAACCTGCTGGCATCGTGTTCTGATGATATGACTCTGAAG ATCTGGAGTATGAAACAGGACACTTGTGTTCATGATTTGCAAGCTCACAGCAAAGAAATTTACACTATCAAATGGAGCCCCACAGGTCCAGGAACCAACAACCCCAATGCCAATCTAATGCTGGCTAG TGCTTCCTTTGACTCCACTGTTCGGCTATGGGACGTAGATCGAGGCATCTGCATCCACACACTAACCAAACACCAGGAGCCCGTGTACAGCGTGGCCTTCAGCCCTGATGGACGCCATCTAGCCAGCGGTTCTTTCGACAAGTGTGTCCATATCTGGAACACACAA ACTGGTGCTTTAGTCCATAGCTACAGGGGAACAGGGGGCATTTTTGAAGTTTGCTGGAACGCAGCAGGAGACAAAGTAGGAGCAAGTGCGTCGGACGGCTCT gtttGTGTATTAGATCTGCGGAAATAG
- the tbl1xr1a gene encoding F-box-like/WD repeat-containing protein TBL1XR1a isoform X1, which produces MSISSDEVNFLVYRYLQESGFSHSAFTFGIESHISQSNINGALVPPAALISIIQKGLQYVEAEVSINEDGTLFDGRPIESLSLIDAVMPDVVQTRQQAYRDKLAQQQAAAAPSATSANMQGNAKNGENTANGEENGAHALPNNHADMMEVDVDVEIPQNKAMVLRGHESEVFICAWNPVSDLLASGSGDSTARIWNLSENSSSSSTQLVLRHCIREGGQDVPSNKDVTSLDWNSEGTLLATGSYDGFARIWTKDGNLASTLGQHKGPIFALKWNKKGNFILSAGVDKTTIIWDAHTGEAKQQFPFHSAPALDVDWQSNNTFASCSTDMCIHVCKLGQDRPIKTFQGHTNEVNAIKWDPTGNLLASCSDDMTLKIWSMKQDTCVHDLQAHSKEIYTIKWSPTGPGTNNPNANLMLASASFDSTVRLWDVDRGICIHTLTKHQEPVYSVAFSPDGRHLASGSFDKCVHIWNTQTGALVHSYRGTGGIFEVCWNAAGDKVGASASDGSVCVLDLRK; this is translated from the exons ATGAGTATTAGCAGTGATGAGGTCAACTTCCTGGTGTATAGATACCTGCAGGAGTCAG GGTTTTCCCACTCAGCCTTCACATTCGGCATCGAGAGCCACATCAGCCAGTCCAACATCAACGGTGCCCTAGTGCCCCCTGCTGCCCTGATCTCTATTATCCAGAAGGGCCTGCAGTACGTGGAGGCTGAAGTCAGCATCAATGAG GACGGTACGCTGTTCGATGGGCGGCCAATTGAGTCTCTATCATTGATCGATGCGGTGATGCCTGATGTCGTACAGACACGGCAACAGGCGTACCGAGACAAACTGGCCCAGCAGCAGGCCGCCGCAGCACCCTCTGCAACCAGCGCCAACATGCAGGGTAACGCCAAAAACGGAGAGAACACCGCAAACGGAGAAGAGAATGGTGCTCACGCCTTACCTA ATAACCATGCAGACATGATGGAGGTGGATGTGGATGTGGAGATCCCTCAAAATAAAGCCATGGTGCTGAGAGGTCACGAGTCCGAGGTCTTCATCTGCGCCTGGAACCCCGTCAGTGACCTGCTCGCCTCTGG GTCTGGGGACTCGACAGCACGTATCTGGAATCTGAGTGAGAACAGCAGTAGTAGCTCCACACAGCTCGTTCTGAGGCACTGCATACGGGAAGGTGGACAAGACGTGCCCAGCAACAAAGACGTCACATCATTAGACTGGAAT AGTGAAGGCACACTTTTAGCCACAGGCTCTTATGACGGCTTTGCAAGAATATGGACTAAAGATG GTAATCTGGCCAGTACTCTGGGTCAACATAAAGGTccaatatttgcattaaaatggaacaaaaaaggaaattTTATCCTTAGCGCTGGTGTTGATAAG ACAACAATCATTTGGGATGCTCACACAGGAGAAGCCAAACAGCAGTTCCCGTTTCATTCAG cacCTGCTCTGGACGTGGACTGGCAGAGCAACAACACGTTTGCTTCCTGTAGCACAGACATGTGCATCCATGTGTGCAAACTAGGACAGGACCGACCCATTAAGACATTCCAAGGACACACA aatgAAGTTAATGCAATCAAATGGGATCCAACTGGCAACCTGCTGGCATCGTGTTCTGATGATATGACTCTGAAG ATCTGGAGTATGAAACAGGACACTTGTGTTCATGATTTGCAAGCTCACAGCAAAGAAATTTACACTATCAAATGGAGCCCCACAGGTCCAGGAACCAACAACCCCAATGCCAATCTAATGCTGGCTAG TGCTTCCTTTGACTCCACTGTTCGGCTATGGGACGTAGATCGAGGCATCTGCATCCACACACTAACCAAACACCAGGAGCCCGTGTACAGCGTGGCCTTCAGCCCTGATGGACGCCATCTAGCCAGCGGTTCTTTCGACAAGTGTGTCCATATCTGGAACACACAA ACTGGTGCTTTAGTCCATAGCTACAGGGGAACAGGGGGCATTTTTGAAGTTTGCTGGAACGCAGCAGGAGACAAAGTAGGAGCAAGTGCGTCGGACGGCTCT gtttGTGTATTAGATCTGCGGAAATAG